The nucleotide window AGAACGCGCTCCAGTCCAGTCCGGCCACGATCAGACGGAGCCGATCGAGGATCAGGCGGGCTTCGTCTTCGGAGGTATTGGGCAGCAGCAGCAGGAATTCCTCGCCGCCATAGCGGCCGAACCGGTCGAAGCTGCGGATGTTGGCAAAGATCGTAATCGCGAAGGTGCGCAGCACCTCGTCGCCGGTCGGATGGCCGAACGTGTCGTTGATGCGCTTGAACCAGTCGAGATCGATCAGCGCCAGCGACAGCGGCTCGCAGTGCCGTGCGGCGCGTTCGATCTCGTTGTCGAGATGCCGCATGATACGGCGTCGATTGTAGGCCCCGGTCAGCTCGTCGAGCTCGGCCAGTTCCTCGATCCGTTGATACGCCTCACGAAGCTGGATGCCGCGCTTGTACAGCGAATCCCGCATCGCCTTGGAGAACACGCCGATGAACATGCAGCGCCCGACCGTCAGCACCAGCGCCAGCAGAGTGGCGAGCCGCTCCAGCGGCGACTGATGCGGCAGGCTGATCGGCAGGTCGGTGAGCAGGAACAGCGGAGTCAGAACGCACAGCAGGGCGCCCCAGGAGATCAGCGCCTGCCGCCGGTCGGCGCGCAGCGCCGCGAAGCCGAACACGACGAACAGTTCGAACAGGAAGAACGCGCCGATCTGCGGCACCCAGGCGGCAAATCCGATGATCAGCACCAGATGGGTGATGGCGATCGGAACCGTCAGATAGTGGTCGGGGAAGCGGTCGTTGAACCCGGACTCGGACAGCGCGAACAGGATGCTGCCGAGGATGCCGCCGCAGACCGCGAAGGTCACGGCCACGACCGGCGCAATGGTGCCGGCCTGAACGTAGATCAGCAGGATCGCGGCGTCGATCATGAAGCTGACCGCGATCAGGTCCAGCATCTGCCGGCGCTGCCGCATGCGCCGGCCGCGGACAGCGATCATCCGTGCATCGTCGTCAGCGCAGGCTTGAGGATCGGGCAGGGGGCCCGAGATCGCGGCAGTTCGTCCCATCGTCCGCCCGGTCGAGAGTAGAGCTACGGGAACCTACGTGGAAAAGCCTTTCGTTTTAGTATCCGCATGGTTGTGGGCGTCGCAGCGCGGGCCGGCCGGCCGGCTGATTTCAGGGGCAATTCTCCGGATTGCGGGATTTCCTGGGACAGGCTGCTGCCAGCGATGTGTGGATATGTCGCGCAAATCGCATCGCGGCTTGGTAACGTCGGAACGCTCGGAGGCTTCGACTCAGTTCCGGCCGAGGCTCCCGAAGGAGCTCTGAAACGCTGCCGCCGGCGCCGGAATTGGGCGCTGGTGGGAATCCCGGGGATCTAAAATTTGCGTTTATTTGTCGAACCTTCCGCTGGGCCGGGCCGACCAAATTCAAGAGATGGCCAGTGACGGGCAAACAGACTGCCACCGACGAGGCGCTGATCGCCAGGATCGCCCAAGGGGACCGCGTCGCGATGCAGGTGCTGTATGGCCGGCATCACGTCAAGGTCTTCCGGTTCGGGCTGCGTCTCGTCAGGAACGAACAGATCGCCGAGGATCTTATCAGCGAAGTGTTCCTCGACGTCTGGCGGCAGGCCGGCAAGTTCGAGGGACGGTCTTCGGTTTCGACCTGGCTGCTGGCGATCACGCGGTTCAAGGCGTTGTCGGCGCTGCGACGCCGCAAGGATGCCGAACTGGACGAAGATGCTGCCGCCGCGATCGAGGATCCCTCGGACGATCCAGAGATCGCAGTGCAGAAGAAGGACACCGGCGAGGCGCTACGAAAGTGCCTGACGTCGCTGTCACCCGAACATCGAGAGATCGTCGATCTGGTGTACTACCATGAGAAATCAGTCGAAGAAGTCGCCCGGATCGTCGGAATTCCGGAGAACACGGTGAAAACCCGGCTGTTCTACGCGCGAAAGAAACTTGCCGACCTGCTGCAGGCGGCCGGCGTCCAGCGAGGCTGGCCATGATGGCGATGAGCAACACGATGCCCGAGCAGCGGGAGCCGGGCGAAATCGAGGCGCTGCTGCCGTGGTACGCCGCCGGCACGCTGAACGCCCGCGACGCCCGCCGGGTCGCCGATGCGCTCGATCGCGACCCCAAGCTGGCGCGGCAATATGCCGTGATCCTCGAAGAATATGCCGCGACCATCGAGCTGAACGAGAGCCTCGGGGCGCCGTCGTCGCGGACACTGCATAAGCTGTTCGCCGCGATCGACGCCGAACCGGCCCAGGCGCCGAGCGCCGGGCGCGGCTTGGGCGCGCGGTTCGCCGGGTTTTTTGCCGGGCTGTCGCCCAAGGCGCTGGCCTGGTCGGCATCGGTCGCCGGTCTCGCGCTGTTGCTGCAAGCCGGCCTGATCGGGGCGATGCTGGCGTGGCCCGAGAGCGGTCCGCTCCGGATCGCCGCCGACGACCCGCGGCCGCGGAACATGGCGTCGGCGCCGGCCTCATCTCCTGCGTCCCCCCCGGCCGCGGCGATGCCCGAGCGTGCCGAGGCTGCCAAGACTGCGCCGCCGATGGTGATGGCGGAACGTTCGGGCGGGCCGGTGGTGCGAAGCCTGGCGCCGCCGCCGACCGCTCCGCGCGTGCTCGTCAAGTTTGCGCCCGAGGCGCGGGCCGCCGAGATCGCCTCGCTGCTCGATCAATACAACGCGGTGGTGGTCGACAGCTCGCGGGGTGGGGTGTTCCGGCTGCAATTCGGCGACCGTGCGCTGTCGAAGCAGGATCAGGAGAACCTGATCGGCCGGCTGCAAAAAGAGCCGATCGTCAGCGTGGTGCTTGCTGCGCCCTGATCCCGTCGCGTTGCACAAATCGGCGCGTCAGACCGCCTCGGCGTCATTCCGCCGCGCATGCCTGTCTATCCACGCCTGCCTCTGCCCTGTCGCCGCGAACTCCCCGTCTCGCAATGTCGGCGCGTCCGGCCGCGGCGGGCTGCCGTACGGGCTGAACTGATCCCCACATCGACGCGCGAGAAAAATCAGCAACCGGATTGAACGTCTCGGCGTTGTCGGCTGACCAATCGTTGTGGGAGCGGAAACCACCTCCCCAACGAGGCCGTACTCGGCGCGAGCGCCCATCCACCCCAGCGCTGATATGGCTTTTGACCCGCCCGGTTGTCCCCCCGGGCGGGTCTTTCGTTTGCCCGAGCCCGAACGACCGCGTCCCCGGTCGGCGACCTTCGAAGGGTTCTAACAGCGCTGGCGGCTCGTGGAGCTACGAGTTACCGCCACGCTGGACATGGTAAATTTTTGTTAACAACATCGTTCGTAAGCTTTGCGTCGATTCGTGTGTTGCGTCGCGTTCATTTTCCCTCTCCTGGCGGATTGACCATGGAACAGACCGACGCCGAGCGTGGCCGTGCGCTCGTCGAGCGCTGGTGCTTGCTCGCAGAGCAGCGGCTCGACTACCTCACCGAGCTGTTCGAAACCGGTCGGTGGCGACGGTTCTTCGGTGAACGCGAATTCCTGGAGAACGTCCAGGAAGCCAAAGCCGCGGTCGAATCCTGGCGCGGCCTGCTGAAGCGCGAAGCGACCTTGGACAATCGTCCGGTCGATCTGTCCTGGCTCGGCCGCAACAAGAAGGTCCCGCCGCGGCTGGCGTTCTACTTCGATGGCGAGGCTGTCAACGGCTCGCCCTCGTACGCGCTGCCTCACTCGGCACCTCGGTCGGCCCAGCCGCCGCGCGTCGCCACTCCCGCAAAACCCATCAAGCCCGCCGAGCCGGTGCGTGCCCCGGTTGCCCCGGAGCCCGCCCCCGCGATCGTCCCCGACGATGTTCCGGTGTGGATGCACGCGCTCGATCCGGCGCGACTCGAGCAGCGCTACTCACTGTTGCGCAAGGTGAGCTGACGCGTAGGTCCGTGCTGATTCGCGCAGGACGCGTTCGCGCGATTCATCCACAGCATCGGCCGATGCGACCTTCGTCGTAAGGCAGGAGTTCGTCGGCCTCGCATCGTGCGCCGGTCCCTCCGCAGCTCGGCTTACTAACACCAACAGTTACTTCGGCTTTGCGACCGCGTTTGATGTCGATCAAGCTCTGAAGTGATCGCCGATCTGGTGATGGGCGCAAACTAACGCCAATGCGCGCCGAATTGCGCCGCCGATGTTTAACGGATTGGAACGAATTTCGGCGCACTCATTGCGTGCGATCCGGTTCCGGATTCGCTCATAAGATGAAATCACAGGAGGGATCAGCGGCGACGTGCGCGTCCCTTGTCGTGCCGCGGGTTCCTCTTTTCATGCGCTGAGTGCAGCCACGCTTTCGCGCGGCCTCGTCGGGAAAGAGATCATGCCTAGTGCTCATTCGTCGCCTGTCCCGTCCGCCGCGACGGGCCTGTTTTCGTTCTTCACCAACCGCAAGATCGGCTTCAAGATCGCCATCGGCTTCGCCGCCGTGCAGGTGCTGATGGCGGTGCTGGCGATTCTGAACTACACGAATTTTGGAAAGCTCGGAGATGCGTTTTCGAGCTTCGATCAGCGCGTCGGCGTCGTCGATGCGGTTCGCAACGTCGAGCAGAACTTCACCAACTTCAGGCGGACCGTGCGCGAATACAGCCTCACCGGCGAGGATACGCTGATCGCCGAGGCGGGCAAGCGCCGCGCCGAGCTGCAAGACAACATCCAGCAGGCGATGCAGCTTGTTCGCGATCCCGGTCGTCGTGCGGCGATGGTCGAACTCGGCAGCAAGTTCGCCTCCTATGTCGCGCAGTTCGACGAGCTGACCAAGCTCCGGCAGGATCAGAACAGGTTGTCGGCGACCGTGCTCGGACCGGTGGGTCAGCGGATCGTCGGCCAGCTCGAGCAACTGCAATCCGCGACGATGAGCGGCGACGGCAACAGTGATCAGGCGCTCCTGGTCGGACAAGCGATGAAGCAGTTTCTGCTGCTGCGGCTGTCCGCCAGCAAGGTCCTGGGCATTCATCTGGAGAAGGCCGCCCAGGCCGGCGCCGAAAAGGCGCTCGCCGATTTCAGAACCGTGCTGTCGACCATGAAGACGGTGCTCGCCACCGCGGCCGAGCGCAAGCAGCTCGCCGCGATCGAGGCCGACCTTGCGATCTACGCCGACGGCTACCAGCAGTCGGTGCGCGATGTCGTCGGGATCGATGCGACCATCGCGGCGATGACCAAGGTGGCGCAATCGCTTGCGCTCGATGCAGCGACCATCAAGCAGTCCGGTGTCGCCGAACAGAAGCAGATCGGCCACCAGACCGCGGCGCTGATCGGCGAGACCCAGACCCAGATCCTGCTGATCACTCTCGGCGCGATGGCGATCGGCTTCGTGCTCGCCTGGTTGATCGGACGCGCGGTGTCGGGGCCGATCGTGGCGATGTCCGGCGTGATGAAGGAACTGGCTGCCGGCAACACCGATGTCGAGATCGTCGGCTCCGGCCGTCTCGACGAGATCGGGCTGATGGCCTGTACGGTCGAGGTGTTTCGCAACAACTCGCTCGAATGCGACCGGCTGAAGGCCGAGCAGGAGGAAGCCGAGCGCCGGGTCGCCGCCGAGCACAAGGCGGAGATGCAGCGCCTCGCCGATCATTTCGAAGGCGCGGTCGGCGAGATCATCGAGACCGTGACCTCGGCCGCGACCGAGCTCGAGGCATCCGCCGGGACGCTGACCTCCACCGCCGAGCATTCGCAGGAGCTCGCCACCTCGGTCGCTGCGGCGTCCGAACAGGCATCGTCGAACGTGCAGTCGGTGGCGTCGGCGACCGAGCAGATGACCTCGTCGATCACCGAGATCAGTCGTCAGGTTCAGGAATCGGCGCGGATCGCCGGCGACGCGGTCGATCAGGCGCGCAAGACCAACGACCGCATCGGCCAACTCGCGGATGCGGCAAATCGGATCGGCGCCGTGGTCGAACTGATCAACACCATCGCCGGCCAGACCAATCTGCTGGCGCTCAACGCCACCATCGAAGCGGCGCGCGCCGGCGACGCCGGCCGCGGCTTCGCGGTGGTGGCGCAGGAGGTGAAGGCGCTGGCCGAACAGACCGGGAAGGCGACCGGCGAGATCAGTCAGCAGATCGGCAGTATGCAGTCGGCGACGCAGGAGTCGGTCGGGGCGATCCGCGAGATCGGCGGCACCATCGAGCGGATGTCGGAGATCGCATCGACCATCGCCTCGGCTGTGGAAGAACAGGGGGCGGCGACGCAGGAGATCTCCCGCAACGTGCAGCAGGCGGCGCGTGGTACGCAGGACGTGTCGGCCCACGTCGTCGACGTGCAGCGTGGCGCCACTGAGACCGGCACCGCGTCGGCACAGGTCCACTCCGCCGCGCAATTGCTGTCGCGCGACAGCAATCGCCTCAAGGACGAAGTCACCCGCTTCGTCGAGACGGTGCGGGCGGCGTAGCCCGAGGCTCGCGCTCGCTGACTTTCGCATCCTTCGACGTGTCGCGCCCGGGCTCCCCCGGGCGCACGCGTTTGCGCCGTCCGTGTTCAGATGCCGCCTGTGTTCAAATAGTGACAACTATTCCAAATATCATGAAGTGCGGTATCTTAATGCTTCACTGTATTGTTGCACCTTCGACACTGTGATTACCTGTGCCGCACAGGCTGGGGACGCATGTGCTGAGGGTGTTGCGGAGCGAGGTGAAGGAGACGGCATCGGCCGCGCATCCGCGTCGTCCGAACCGCTTGCCTGTGTTCCGCTCCCATTCCGACTGGCTCGCCTCCGCGCTGCGGATGTCGACCTGTTGGATAGTCACGTTCGCGCTGCTGCTGCAGATCGCCTTGTCGGCGATGCCACCCGCGGGTGCCGCCTCGCTCGACGTTCTCAGCAGCGCCGGCATCTGCCACTCGATCGACACCTCCGCGCCCGCCGACTCGCAGGATCGCGTGGTGGTGCACTTCAAGTGCATTGCCTGCATTCTGATCTGCAGCCTTCCGCCGCCGTCGCAGGTCGTCACCGCGGCGCCGAGTCTGGCCTGGGCCTGGCTCGCTCAGCGCTGGCCGCCGACCGAGGCCGCTCCGCGTAGCGCCCCGGTCTCGTCGCATTCCGCTCGCGGACCTCCGGAGCTAGCGTAACCGCACCGATCGCTGATCGCGCGCTTCGGCCTGCGACGGCGATGCCTTGCCGTTTCGCTGCTGTCACCGTCGCGTCTGCTCGTTGCAGCGCACGGCGTCAGATGTCCTGCGCCAGCCCGATGCTGCGCGCGCTCGACTTTCCGTGAGTTCTCGTCATGTCGTCCGTTTCCTGCGCCGGCCTGCGCCGGTCCCTGCTGCTGTCCACCTCGCTGCTGTCGCTGCCGTTAGCGGCGTTTGCCGTCTCCGCCATCGCGTTGTCGCCATCGCCGGCTTCGGCACAAGCGGCGAGCAGTCTGTCGACCATCGTGGTCGATTCCGCCAAGCCACGTGCCAAGCCGCGCGTTCGCGCCCCGACAACCTCGCCGCAGCGCGGTCCCGTGATCCGCGCCGCCGCCATGCCGCCGCCGCCCGCAGCGCCGGCGGCCGAGCCGGTCTCCCCCTCGGCCACCACGCTGCCGGGCTCGGCGGCAGTAGCGCGCAGCCTCGGCACCAGCGATACGGCGTCGTTGGTCACCGACATTCCCGGCGGCGCGGTGTGGGGCGCCGGCGGCGTCTCCAGCCTGCCGGCGCTGAACGGCGTCGGTGCCGACCGTGTGCAGGTGGCGATCAACTCGATGCTGATCAGCCCGGCGTGCCCGAACGAGATGAATCCGCCGCTGTCCTTCGTCAATCCGCAGATGATCGCCAGCATGCGCGCCTATCTGGGTGTCGCGCCGGTCAGCGTCGGCGGCGACTACATCGGCGGCAAGATCGACGTCACCACCGCGCCGCCGCTGTTCGCGAGCGGGCCGAGCCTGCTGACCACCGCGACGGTCTCGGGCTTCTATCGCAGCAACGGCAACGCCTACGGCGTCGATGCGCGCGCCACGATCGCCAATCAGGACACCAGCGTCACCTACACCGGCGGCTGGGCCCGCTCGAGCAACTACAAGGCCGGCAACGGCATGACGGTGAAGTCGACGCTGTGGGAGGTGCAGAACCACGCCGTCAGCATCTCGCGGCAGAGCGCCGGCAACCTGTTCACGCTGCAGGTCGGCGGGCAGTTCATCCCGTATCAGGGCTACGTCAACCAGTACATGGACATGGTGTCCAACCGCTCGATGTTCGTCAACGGCCGCTACGACGGCGTGTTCGACTGGGGCAAGCTGGAGACGTCGGCGTTCTATCACCGCATCCGGCACACCATGGGCTTCATCGCGCCGGACAAGATCGCCGACATGCCGATGGATACCCGCGGCACCGACCTCGGCTACAATATCAAGGCGTCGGTGATCGCCTCTGACCACGATCTGATCCGCATCGGCAACGAGACCCATGCGTACCGCCTCGACGACTGGTGGGATCCGGTGCCGGGCTCCGGGATGATGATGTCGCCCAACACCTTCATCAACATCAACGACGGCCGCCGCACCCGGCTCGGCACCTTCGTCGAGTGGGAGCGGCACTGGAATCGGGAATGGACGACGCTGTTCGGCCTGCGCAACGATGTGGTGTGGATGGGGACGGGGAACGTCCAGGGCTACAGTTCGATGTACGCAGCCGATGCGGCACGCTTCAATGGCGGCGACCGCGACCGCACCGACGTCAATTTCGACGGCTCGGCGCTGATCCGCTATGAACCCAACGCGATCAGCCAGTTCGAGCTCGGCCTCGCGCGCAAGACCCGCTCGCCGAATTTGTATGAGCGCTACACCTGGTCGAACACCGCGATGGCGATGAAGATGATCGGCTGGTTCGGCGACGGCAACGGCTATGTCGGCAACGTCGATCTCGCTCCGGAGAAGGCTCATACGGTGAGCTTCACCGCGGCGTGGCACGATCCGGCGCAGAAGCTGTGGGAGGTCCGGGTTACGCCGTATTACAGCTATGTGCAGGACTACATCGACGTGAACCGCTGCTTCGTCGCGGGCAGCTTGAGCTGCAATGCGGCGAACCTGACCAAGAGTAGCGCCTTCGTGTTCCTGCAGTTCGCCAACCACGACGCCGAACTCTACGGCGTCAATCTCGACGGGCGGCTGACGGCGTGGGACAATTCGGCTTACGGCCGGGGCGTACTCCGCGGCCAGTTCGCCTACGTGCACGGCCGGCGCACCGACGGCATCAATTTGTATCACGTGATGCCGGTCAACGCGAAGCTCGGGCTCGATCACGAACTCGGCGGCTGGGTCAACGGCATCGAGCTGCAACTGGTCGGCGCCAAGACCCAGGTGAGCGAAGTGCGCAACGAAACCACCACCTCGGCCTACGCGCTGCTCAACCTGCGCACCGGCTATCGCTGGGAGAATGTGCGGCTCGACATCGGCGTCGATAACGTGTTCGACAAGTTCTACACCCTGCCGCTCGGCGGGGCCGACCTCGTCGACTACCGCGCCGCCTCGATGATGGGCGGCTCGTCGCCGATCTGGGGCTACGGCGTGCCCGGCATGGGCCGCTCGTTCAACACCCGCCTGACCGTGTCCTTCTGATCGCGCGTGGGGCCGCTTCGGGTTGGGGGCGGCCCCTTCGCGTTGTCCGCTACGGCAGGAATCATTGCGAGGAGAATGACCGCTCGGTCGGGCGCGGGACTGTTTTCACCGCACCGAATTGCTGCCGAGCGCGACCTGGGTGAACCGCGTGGCGCCCGGCAGGGTCAGATCCGGCGTCACCGGTGTTGCATGATCGAGCCCGACCACTGCGCCGCGCGGGGTTTCGGCGATCGTGTTGCCGGTGATCGTCACGGTGCCGGCGCCGTCCATCAGAGAGACGCCGATGCCGATGAAACTCCTGCGCACGACATTGCCGGTGATGGCAACGTCGCGCAGATACTTGCCCCAGCCGGCGACGATGCCGAACGAGGGTGCGTTTTCGATGACGTTGCCCGACACCGCGGTGTCGGCCTCGACATAGATGCCGATGCCGGCGTCGTCGTCCGGCGCGGTGCCGATCGGCCGCTTCGGCCTGAGGTTGCGGATGATATTGCCCTGAACGGTGCTGAGCCGTCCGCCCTCGTTGAAATTGCACACCGAGACGCCGAGCGCGGCGCCGTCCACGGTATTGCTCGCGATCACCGCGCCTTCGAAAGCGAATTCCGAATACAGTGCCACCTCGCGCACGTCGGACACGCTGTTGCCGGTGATCTGGATGTTCGAGGCGGAATTGCCGCGCACCGCGGAGTAATCGCAATCCTTGATGCGGTTGCCGCTGATCACCACGTTGCCGGCGCGAAACGCGTTGATGGCGTTGCCGTACTGGCCCGAGCCGCCCGGGCCGGCCTTGATGTTCTCGATCCGGTTGCCGGTGACCAGCGTGCCGTCGTCGCCGATCGCGGTGCGCAGGATTTCGATGCCGTTGTGGTTGGTGTCGATGATGGTGTTGCGATCGACGCGCAGCCCCTTGGCGTCGAACGACACCACGCCGGTGACCGCGATCTTCGTCAATGTGTTGTTGCTGATCGCGCCGGACGTCGCCTCCAGCCAGACGCCGGAGCCGCCGCTGGCGGTGATCGCGCAATCCTGGATCAGCAAGTCCTGCGCGTCGATGCAGTGCACGAGGCCCCGCCGGCTCGGCAGCGGAATGCCGGCGCCGTCGATGACGAGACCGGACAGCGTCGCCGTCTCCGCGCCCTGGCTGTCGAACAGCGATGGCCCGCCGGTGAAGAGCAGGCGGGTGGCGCCACGCACGCCGGAGAGCTGCGCGCCGGACGGCAGCCTCAGCCGGCCGGTGCGATAGGTCCCCGGCGGCAGCGCCAGCGGCACGCGCCGCGTGGCGGCGTCGTCGATCGCGCGTTGCAGGGCGGTGGTCTGGTCTTCGGAACTATCAGGACGGACGCCGGACAGCGCGGCATCGCGGCCGCGGCGCGACGTCGGAGCGGCGGCGAGCGGGGTGGCGGTTAGCGCCAGCGCGCCGGCGGATGCCAGAATGCCGAGGACGTCGCGGCGGTGCGGGGCCATGGCGCGCGTGCTCCTGTGCGATGATCTGCTGCGACCAGAACTAACGCAGAATCTGCCGTGGCGCTGACGATCGCGCCGCGCCGGAGTAGCGATGTTTGGCCGTAGGGTTAACCCGGCTCAGGCTGCGGCGCGGCGTGCCGCGCGGGTCAGCCGCACCAGTTCGAGCAGCATGGCCTCGCCAGCATCGACCAGATGCTCGGCGGTGATCCGACTTCCCGGCCAAGCGGTGCCGTCGCGGCTGATCAGCGGCACGTGCACGAAGGCGGTGAGGCGCGGGCCGCCCGGCGCCTGCGTCGCCTCGATCCCGCGCCAGCACAGATAGTTGCACAGATAGCGCCCGGCGTCGCGCGACAGCCGCGCATCGATCCCGGTGAGCTGCGCTGCGCGCGCCAGCCTCGCGCCATGCGGACCGAACCCGCGCGCAGCTTCGCCCGGCGCGATCTGGCCGTGGCGCAGCGTCACCTGCTCGGCGTCGGGCCACAGCGTGGTGATGGCGTTGCGGGCGCGGGTCTCGATCCGGACGTGCCGGGTCGACGCGGCGAGGCCGAACATCAGCAGCGCATCGGGCCGATGCTGCGCCAGCAGCGCCGGCAGGTCGCGATCGACCGCGCGGTAGCTGACGTTGAAGACGTGGCCGGCACGCGTGACGTCGTCCAATGCCGGTCGGCGCAATTTCACGAGACGGTCGACCAGCGCGGGAGTCGGATTGAACGGCGCACCGGGAAACGGTCCGAAGCCGGTGATCAGGATGCGCAGGCCGCTCACCCGATCAGCTCCGCGACCTGATCGGCGCCGAGCGTCGGGGTGATCGTGCCTTCGGCGACGGCGGCCTCGGTGGATCTGACCTTGGCGCGGATCGAAGGATCGCTGCGCAGCTTCGCCTTCCAGCGATCTTCCAGCAGCGTCCACATCCATTTGACCTGCTGCTCGCGCCGCCGCGCGTCGAACTCGCCCGACGGCGTCGTCGCGGTGCGATGGTCGAGCACCGATTGCCACAGCTCGGCGATGCCGTTGCCGGTCGCGGCCGAGTAGGTGATCACCGGCGGCTGCCAATGCATCGAGCGCGGCGTCAGGATATGCAGCGCGGCGCGATACTCGCCGGCGGCGAGATTGGCGCGGGGGATGTTGTCGCCGTCGGCCTTGTTGATGGCGATCATGTCGGCGAGCTCGACCAGGCCCTTCTTGATGCCCTGCAGCTCATCGCCGGCGCCGGGCAGCATCAGGGCCAGGAAGAAGTCGGTCATGTCGCAGACCGCCGTTTCGGACTGGCCGATGCCGACGGTCTCGACCAGCACCACGTCGAAGCCGGCGGCCTCGCATAGCAACATCGCTTCGCGGGTCTTGGCGGCGACGCCGCCGAGCGTGCCGGAGGAGGGCGAGGGGCGGATGAAGGCGTTCGGCTCGGCCGACAGCCGTGCCATCCGGGTCTTGTCGCCGAGGATCGAGCCGCCGGTGCGCGCCGAGGACGGATCGACCGCCAGCACCGCGACCTTGTGGCCCTGCGCGATCAGATACATCCCGAGCGCGTCG belongs to Rhodopseudomonas palustris and includes:
- the meaB gene encoding methylmalonyl Co-A mutase-associated GTPase MeaB, encoding MTATSKKPLDLPSLASEVRSGHRAALARAITLIESRRADHQASARALVQELLPDTGRAIRVGITGSPGVGKSTTIDALGMYLIAQGHKVAVLAVDPSSARTGGSILGDKTRMARLSAEPNAFIRPSPSSGTLGGVAAKTREAMLLCEAAGFDVVLVETVGIGQSETAVCDMTDFFLALMLPGAGDELQGIKKGLVELADMIAINKADGDNIPRANLAAGEYRAALHILTPRSMHWQPPVITYSAATGNGIAELWQSVLDHRTATTPSGEFDARRREQQVKWMWTLLEDRWKAKLRSDPSIRAKVRSTEAAVAEGTITPTLGADQVAELIG